One part of the Ziziphus jujuba cultivar Dongzao chromosome 2, ASM3175591v1 genome encodes these proteins:
- the LOC107418426 gene encoding plant UBX domain-containing protein 10, whose product MSSTISESRRAREASRNGIVRRMVSLPRNLLGGLSRAMGHGVDLMGLGGRRNHSLPSNFPLSYPQESFLHPQELSFLEVFEQKFGPQHPFFCAVNFMEALKIAENENKFLFMYLHSPEHPFTPSFCRDTLCSDLVVQYLAANFVSWGGFADREEGLQMAATLRPGSFPFCAVIAPAPGDNIAVLQQVEGPVSPAELVEILQRTVEEQGLAFSNLRAKQAEKIRADRQLREEQDAAYFAALQIDKKKEKLKTLSPKERVVHKPIEAPSKANHEKLRNMNNSSKKQYDKVKDASTMRETQFKEVSNKGNPQATQILIRFPNGERREQSFECTDKVQSIYRFIDSLGLPSVGNYRLISSFPKKIYGVDQMGQTLKDAGLHPSSSLFLEPL is encoded by the exons ATGTCATCAACAATAAGCGAAAGTAGGAGAGCCAGAGAGGCTTCAAGAAATGGGATTGTTCGCCGTATGGTAAGCCTTCCTCGGAACTTACTAGGTGGACTTTCAAGAGCAATGGGACATGGTGTGGACCTTATGGGACTAGGAGGAAGAAGAAATCACTCTCTGCCATCAAATTTCCCACTCTCATATCCACAGGAATCCTTTCTTCATCCTCAAGAATTGAGTTTCCTAGAAGTGTTCGAGCAGAAATTTGGTCCCCAACATCCATTTTTCTGTGCTGTCAATTTTATGGAAGCCCTGAAGATAGCAGAGAATGAAAACAAATTCTTGTTCATGTACCTCCACTCCCCTGAACATCCTTTCACACCCTCTTTCTGTAGGGATACCCTCTGTTCAGACTTGGTAGTTCAGTATCTTGCTGCAAACTTTGTTTCATGGGGAGGATTTGCAGATAGAGAGGAGGGTTTGCAAATGGCTGCAACTTTAAGGCCCGGTAGCTTCCCATTCTGTGCTGTTATAGCTCCTGCTCCTGGTGATAACATAGCAGTTCTACAACAG GTGGAAGGGCCTGTTTCACCAGCTGAGCTGGTGGAGATTCTGCAAAGAACAGTGGAAGAACAAGGTTTGGCTTTTAGCAATTTAAGAGCCAAACAGGCAGAAAAGATAAGAGCAGATAGACAGTTACGCGAGGAACAAGATGCAGCCTATTTTGCAGCTCTTCAGATAgacaag aaaaaggaaaaactcaAGACTTTGTCTCCAAAAGAGAGGGTGGTTCATAAACCAATAGAAGCTCCAAGTAAAGCAAACCATGAGAAGCTTAGGAATATGAACAATTCTTCAAAGAAACAGTATGATAAAGTGAAAGACGCTTCCACTATGAGAGAAACCCAATTCAAGGAAGTTTCAAATAAGGGGAATCCTCAAGCTACCCAG ATTTTGATAAGGTTTCCAAATGGGGAAAGAAGAGAGCAAAGCTTTGAATGCACAGACAAAGTCCAGTCAATATACAGATTCATTGATTCATTAGGTTTACCATCTGTTGGAAACTATAGACTGATTTCAagcttcccaaaaaaaatatatggagtGGACCAAATGGGTCAGACCCTCAAGGATGCTGGTCTGCACCCAAGTTCAAGCCTGTTCCTTGAACCTCTGTGA